In Chloroflexota bacterium, the following are encoded in one genomic region:
- a CDS encoding OsmC family protein: protein MDELREYIDSVTADATQADRNPMVTARWVGGTRAEVMSTVGGPPVYMGGDHDPSAMGILLRALAACDVEVVVTRATLLGIEIEDLTIEAKGYFNVAGYLGVEAPSGAGYQRASYIVRLKTKGGASPEQIADLRAALEASPVGDTFERNVPVTFEFDVS from the coding sequence GTGGACGAGCTGCGGGAGTACATCGACTCCGTGACGGCCGACGCCACCCAGGCTGACCGTAATCCAATGGTCACTGCCCGCTGGGTCGGCGGTACCCGAGCCGAAGTGATGTCGACCGTCGGGGGACCGCCCGTCTACATGGGCGGCGACCATGACCCGAGCGCTATGGGAATCCTGCTGCGGGCCCTCGCGGCGTGCGACGTCGAGGTCGTCGTTACGCGCGCGACGCTGCTCGGGATCGAGATCGAGGACCTGACGATCGAGGCGAAGGGCTACTTCAACGTCGCTGGCTACCTGGGTGTGGAGGCGCCCTCCGGGGCCGGTTACCAGCGGGCCTCGTACATCGTCCGCCTCAAGACGAAGGGGGGCGCGAGCCCTGAACAGATTGCCGACCTCAGGGCGGCTCTGGAGGCGTCGCCCGTCGGCGACACGTTCGAGCGGAACGTCCCGGTCACCTTTGAGTTCGACGTGAGCTGA
- the greA gene encoding transcription elongation factor GreA, with translation MNNKPVYLTAEGLAKLKAELIHLITVERPRVAARIHDAKLDGDITENAEYEDAKQEQSFLEGRIGTLEGQLKNAEVIEKTNGDKVGIGSKVVIRGEDGQETFTIVGSAEAAPREGRISNESPVGAALMGHKKGDTVVVEAPAGASTFTVVSIH, from the coding sequence ATGAACAACAAGCCCGTCTACCTCACCGCCGAAGGGCTCGCCAAGCTCAAGGCGGAGCTGATTCACCTGATCACCGTCGAGCGGCCGCGCGTGGCTGCACGAATTCATGACGCGAAGCTGGATGGCGACATCACCGAGAACGCCGAGTACGAGGACGCCAAGCAGGAGCAGTCGTTCCTGGAGGGTCGGATCGGCACGCTTGAGGGGCAGCTCAAGAACGCCGAGGTGATCGAGAAGACCAACGGCGACAAGGTCGGGATCGGATCGAAGGTGGTCATCCGCGGAGAGGACGGCCAGGAGACCTTCACCATCGTCGGCTCGGCAGAGGCCGCCCCACGCGAAGGTCGGATCAGCAATGAGTCGCCGGTCGGCGCCGCCCTGATGGGACACAAGAAGGGCGACACCGTCGTCGTTGAGGCCCCGGCCGGGGCATCCACCTTCACGGTCGTCAGCATCCACTAG
- the lysS gene encoding lysine--tRNA ligase has protein sequence MFWADELAARLEGPQVVNDSKTPSGTVHVGSLRGPVILDVIVRALRARNLPTTLLYGVDDLDPMDAQAMLTADASQRWMGAPLANVPDPVGDCHPSYARHFAALFIDTFSGLGIHPDRYYWMSEIYASGEVDPFIRTALDRAEVVRDIYRRVSRVERPPGWLPVHVICPTCGKVGTTLARDWDGETVAFECLPDLVTWASGCSATGRIAPFGGAAKLPWNLDWAVQWSMFGVTIEPCGKDLATAGGSRDRSDAIAREVFDRQPPRNLPYEFLNIGGRKMSSSKGRGAAAHEIAEVVPAEQLRLLMIRPRPNHAIEFDPDGTDAIPRLFDESDRIAAASAGIEVKGDLPPDHDRVFAASLVDPDADLQAAGSAYRPPFAHLALLLQVPGVDVPARMEAEKGAPLTDAERALLEERMRAARGWLEVYAPERARIQVRRDGLPPAAAELAEDQRRALSGLAATLQTAGAWDGESLKAAIFDAARSAGLPAGRMFAALYLSFLGQPSGPRAGWLLASLPRDFVVDRLRAASTPDTLTA, from the coding sequence GTGTTCTGGGCCGACGAGCTGGCGGCGCGCCTCGAGGGCCCGCAGGTCGTCAACGACTCCAAGACTCCCTCCGGCACTGTGCACGTCGGGAGCCTGCGCGGGCCGGTGATCCTGGACGTGATCGTGCGGGCGCTGCGTGCGCGCAACCTGCCGACGACCCTGCTGTACGGGGTCGACGACCTGGACCCGATGGACGCGCAGGCGATGCTCACCGCCGATGCCAGCCAGCGCTGGATGGGAGCGCCCCTCGCCAACGTGCCCGACCCGGTGGGGGATTGCCATCCGTCCTACGCGCGGCACTTCGCGGCGCTCTTCATCGACACCTTCAGCGGCCTCGGCATCCATCCCGATCGCTACTACTGGATGAGCGAGATCTACGCCAGCGGGGAGGTCGACCCGTTCATCCGCACCGCCCTCGATCGGGCGGAGGTGGTGCGTGACATCTACCGCCGCGTCAGCCGCGTCGAGCGGCCACCGGGCTGGCTGCCGGTGCACGTCATCTGTCCGACCTGCGGCAAGGTGGGAACCACTCTGGCGCGCGACTGGGATGGCGAGACGGTCGCCTTCGAGTGCCTCCCCGACCTGGTGACCTGGGCGAGCGGCTGCTCGGCGACCGGTCGGATCGCGCCGTTCGGCGGCGCCGCCAAGCTGCCGTGGAACCTCGACTGGGCGGTGCAGTGGAGCATGTTCGGCGTCACCATCGAGCCGTGCGGCAAGGACCTGGCCACCGCGGGAGGGTCCCGCGACCGATCGGACGCGATCGCGCGCGAGGTCTTCGACCGCCAGCCGCCACGCAACCTCCCGTACGAGTTTCTGAACATCGGCGGGCGGAAGATGAGCAGCAGCAAGGGGCGAGGAGCGGCTGCGCACGAGATCGCCGAGGTGGTCCCTGCCGAGCAGCTGCGCCTGCTGATGATTCGACCGCGCCCGAACCATGCCATCGAGTTCGACCCCGACGGGACCGATGCCATCCCGCGGCTCTTCGACGAATCGGACCGGATCGCCGCGGCAAGCGCCGGCATCGAGGTCAAGGGCGACCTGCCGCCCGACCACGACCGGGTCTTTGCGGCATCGCTGGTCGATCCCGATGCCGACCTCCAGGCCGCCGGCTCCGCCTATCGGCCGCCGTTCGCGCACCTCGCCCTCCTGCTGCAGGTGCCGGGCGTCGACGTGCCAGCCCGGATGGAGGCCGAGAAGGGCGCGCCCCTCACCGACGCCGAGCGGGCGCTTCTCGAGGAGCGCATGCGCGCCGCGCGTGGCTGGCTCGAGGTGTATGCGCCAGAGCGGGCCCGGATCCAGGTGCGCCGCGACGGGCTGCCGCCGGCTGCCGCCGAGCTGGCTGAGGACCAGCGCCGTGCGCTGAGCGGCCTCGCGGCGACCCTGCAAACAGCAGGGGCATGGGACGGTGAGTCCCTCAAGGCGGCCATCTTCGACGCGGCCCGCAGCGCGGGCCTTCCCGCCGGGCGCATGTTCGCCGCCCTGTACCTGTCCTTCCTCGGTCAGCCGAGCGGCCCGCGCGCCGGCTGGCTGCTGGCGTCACTGCCCAGGGACTTCGTCGTCGACCGGCTGCGTGCCGCCTCCACGCCGGATACGCTCACCGCATGA
- a CDS encoding undecaprenyl-diphosphate phosphatase — MDLVLQAALIGILQGLTEFIPVSSSAHLELAPWIAGWRSGGVIGTLSFDVFLHLGTLLALLWYFAGDWLRLLGAAVASVRERRIGGDADRRLAWLLVLATVPAALIGFVGEDLIDRVLHADNDGVRLAIAGFLVLGAVALWLADRLGSRRREIDGLDAPSALAIGLSQALALLPGISRSGATISAGLALGLTRESAARLSFLLATPITLGAGLYGSRKLLDVSHTGTEWLAIAAGFVAAAISGMLAIGFLLSWLRTRSVTVFSVYRLLFAGLIVVLVIVGR; from the coding sequence GTGGACCTCGTCCTCCAGGCCGCGCTGATCGGGATCCTGCAGGGGCTGACCGAGTTCATCCCGGTCAGCTCCAGCGCCCATCTCGAGCTGGCACCCTGGATCGCCGGCTGGCGGAGCGGCGGGGTGATCGGCACCCTCTCGTTCGACGTCTTCCTGCACCTGGGCACGCTGCTGGCGCTGCTCTGGTACTTCGCCGGTGACTGGCTGCGCCTGCTCGGCGCGGCGGTGGCAAGTGTCCGCGAACGCAGAATCGGGGGCGATGCGGATCGCCGCCTGGCGTGGCTCCTCGTCCTCGCAACCGTCCCCGCGGCTCTGATCGGCTTCGTGGGCGAGGATCTGATCGATCGGGTGCTGCATGCCGACAACGACGGCGTCCGCCTCGCGATCGCGGGCTTCCTTGTCCTGGGAGCCGTCGCGCTCTGGCTGGCCGATCGCCTCGGTTCCCGCCGACGCGAGATCGACGGCCTCGATGCCCCGAGCGCGCTGGCAATCGGGCTCAGCCAGGCGCTCGCCTTGCTGCCGGGTATCAGCCGCTCCGGCGCGACCATCAGCGCAGGCCTGGCCCTCGGCTTGACGCGGGAGTCCGCCGCGCGCTTAAGCTTCCTGCTGGCCACGCCGATCACCCTTGGCGCCGGCCTGTACGGCTCCCGCAAGCTGCTCGACGTGAGTCACACCGGAACTGAGTGGCTGGCGATCGCCGCGGGCTTCGTCGCGGCGGCCATCTCGGGGATGCTGGCCATCGGATTCCTGCTGTCGTGGCTGCGGACCCGGTCAGTCACCGTCTTCAGTGTCTATCGGCTGCTGTTTGCCGGACTCATCGTCGTGTTGGTGATCGTGGGCCGCTGA
- a CDS encoding adenylate/guanylate cyclase domain-containing protein, whose translation MAHLQRRRFTDPDDVRTVPHGRIDVVELDDRVVGRMTYEPGWRWSVDVKPIAATDSCQFHHVGVTLSGLLRAQMGDGTELEIGPGDVFEIPPGHDAWVVGDEPWISVDFEAMRAYGRAEPASGRRTLFSILFTDIVDSTAQAVAHGPAAWRDIVRGHNELAEREIDRYEGRLVKTTGDGVIALFDSAERAVRAGAALGDVLKPLGIRVRAGVNSGEVELATGDVRGVAVHGAARIMALASPDDVWVSATVRELVDGTGLEFVDCGLHELKGLPGKRQLYALVRPRSARVRPLAGGQ comes from the coding sequence ATGGCACACCTGCAGCGACGCCGATTCACGGACCCGGATGACGTCCGGACAGTTCCCCACGGCCGGATCGATGTCGTCGAGCTCGATGACCGGGTCGTCGGCCGGATGACCTACGAGCCGGGGTGGAGATGGTCGGTGGATGTCAAGCCGATCGCCGCAACGGACTCGTGCCAATTCCATCACGTCGGGGTCACCCTCAGCGGCCTCTTACGAGCTCAGATGGGCGATGGGACTGAGCTCGAGATTGGGCCGGGCGACGTCTTTGAGATCCCGCCCGGGCACGATGCTTGGGTGGTCGGCGATGAGCCATGGATCTCGGTCGATTTCGAGGCTATGCGCGCGTACGGACGCGCCGAGCCCGCCAGCGGCCGACGCACGCTGTTCTCGATCCTGTTCACCGATATCGTGGACTCGACCGCGCAGGCCGTCGCTCATGGCCCGGCCGCCTGGCGCGACATCGTCAGGGGCCATAACGAGTTGGCCGAACGGGAGATCGACCGATATGAGGGACGTCTGGTCAAGACCACGGGCGATGGCGTGATCGCCCTGTTCGACAGCGCCGAGCGGGCAGTTCGCGCAGGCGCCGCGCTCGGCGACGTGCTGAAACCGCTTGGCATCCGGGTTCGGGCGGGAGTCAATAGCGGCGAGGTCGAGCTCGCCACCGGAGACGTCCGCGGTGTCGCGGTCCACGGCGCTGCGCGGATCATGGCGCTGGCGTCCCCGGACGACGTGTGGGTCTCTGCGACTGTGCGTGAACTCGTCGACGGGACCGGGCTCGAGTTTGTCGACTGTGGGCTCCATGAATTGAAGGGCCTCCCGGGGAAGCGACAGCTCTACGCGCTCGTCCGACCCCGCAGCGCCCGCGTCAGACCCCTTGCCGGCGGGCAGTAG
- a CDS encoding adenylate/guanylate cyclase domain-containing protein — MKWIADWLRTAADRSVLQRCLLTALVVGTVLTLITHGDVLFSPNWDTGLVWQIGLLYLAPFVVSSVASVTAMHRQRRMDQHNLLLTGQQIETINRFPNQNPNPVMRVSRDGELTYANLASAPIMSGQALTVGEPLAADLLRDLRQAADAGGKVEVRSRTQTFALFPVHVPEFDFMNVYGTDVTAVKVVAKFPDQNPNPVLRMDERGTLIYANAASSGIVNATGVAIGEPIPAEVADPLRRARAGNLADPIEVQYEGRTYTLKPVLIEEFGFTNIYGTDVTATKAIDKFPDQNPNPVLRMTRDGRLTYANSASALVRKALRTDVGDDLPREFCDQIQQMLEADAGGTMEVEADGRIYELLVVSVYEFDSINLYGTDVTAARQIERLARENERLLLNILPASIAERLRGGETVIADRFDELTVLFADCVGFTEMSSRLPPAELVDKLNQVFSAFDSLADQHGLEKIKTIGDAYMVAGGLLPGGDHPERVAAMGLEMLNEVARLRASSFPGLEVRIGMHVGPAVAGVIGLKKFIYDVWGDTVNVASRMETLGEPGRIQVAESTYRRLRHAFKFEPRGTIEVKGLGPTATYYVIGRRSQ, encoded by the coding sequence GTGAAGTGGATCGCCGATTGGCTCCGGACCGCCGCCGATCGCTCGGTCCTGCAACGTTGCCTGCTGACGGCGCTCGTAGTGGGCACGGTGTTGACGCTCATCACTCACGGTGATGTCCTCTTTTCGCCCAACTGGGACACCGGGCTCGTTTGGCAGATTGGGCTGCTCTACCTCGCGCCGTTCGTGGTCTCCAGCGTGGCGAGCGTGACCGCCATGCACCGGCAGCGACGCATGGATCAGCACAACCTGTTGCTCACCGGACAGCAAATCGAGACGATCAATCGCTTCCCGAACCAGAACCCCAACCCGGTCATGCGCGTCTCGCGCGACGGGGAGTTGACCTATGCCAACCTGGCCAGCGCACCCATCATGTCCGGGCAAGCGCTCACTGTCGGTGAGCCGCTCGCGGCCGACCTGCTGCGCGACCTCCGGCAGGCGGCTGACGCCGGCGGCAAGGTCGAGGTGCGCAGCCGCACACAGACCTTCGCCCTGTTCCCCGTTCACGTTCCAGAGTTCGACTTCATGAACGTCTACGGGACCGATGTCACCGCCGTCAAAGTGGTGGCCAAGTTCCCCGACCAGAACCCCAACCCGGTGTTGCGCATGGATGAGCGGGGGACCCTGATCTACGCCAACGCGGCCAGTTCCGGAATCGTCAATGCCACTGGCGTCGCGATCGGCGAGCCGATCCCCGCCGAGGTGGCGGACCCACTACGTCGCGCTCGTGCCGGAAATCTGGCCGACCCTATCGAGGTGCAATACGAGGGGCGGACCTACACCCTCAAGCCGGTGCTGATCGAGGAGTTCGGCTTCACGAACATCTACGGCACCGATGTGACCGCCACCAAGGCGATCGACAAGTTCCCCGACCAGAACCCCAACCCGGTGCTGCGCATGACCCGCGACGGCCGGCTGACCTACGCCAACTCGGCCAGCGCCCTCGTGCGCAAGGCACTGCGCACCGACGTCGGCGACGACCTGCCACGCGAGTTCTGCGATCAGATCCAGCAGATGCTGGAGGCAGACGCGGGCGGCACCATGGAGGTGGAGGCCGATGGGCGCATCTACGAGCTGCTGGTGGTATCGGTCTATGAGTTTGACTCGATCAACCTGTACGGGACCGATGTGACCGCCGCGCGCCAGATCGAGCGCCTGGCCCGGGAGAACGAGCGATTGCTGCTGAACATCCTGCCTGCCTCCATCGCCGAGCGGCTGCGCGGCGGGGAGACGGTGATCGCGGATCGCTTCGACGAGTTGACGGTCCTTTTCGCCGACTGCGTGGGCTTCACTGAGATGTCATCGCGGCTCCCGCCGGCCGAGCTGGTCGACAAGCTGAACCAGGTCTTTTCCGCCTTCGATAGCCTGGCCGATCAGCACGGCCTGGAGAAGATCAAGACGATCGGCGACGCCTACATGGTAGCCGGCGGCTTGCTGCCTGGCGGGGACCACCCCGAGCGTGTGGCGGCCATGGGTTTGGAGATGCTGAACGAGGTGGCGCGCTTGCGCGCCTCGTCATTCCCGGGCCTGGAGGTGCGGATCGGAATGCACGTCGGGCCGGCGGTGGCGGGCGTGATCGGCCTCAAGAAATTCATCTATGACGTGTGGGGCGACACCGTCAACGTGGCGAGCCGAATGGAGACATTGGGCGAGCCAGGGCGCATTCAGGTCGCCGAGTCGACCTACCGCCGGCTGCGGCACGCGTTCAAGTTCGAGCCGCGCGGCACCATCGAGGTCAAGGGGCTGGGACCGACCGCGACCTACTATGTGATCGGGCGACGCAGCCAATAG
- the serS gene encoding serine--tRNA ligase — MISLQLIRDDPDAVKGAIARKGELPDAVDRLLVADARRRQLQAEANDLRAERNAGNRELGELMRNAQRDDADALKGRMAPLSARIDALAAELAEVDTAIEADLLLVPNLPHESVPDGASAADNPVVRSWGKPAAAGSSPPHWEIGERLGLFDLERGAKISGSGFILYTGPGARLQRALIALMLELAERHGYREVWSPILVNAASARGTGQLPDKEGQMYVVERDDLYLIPTAEVPVTNLYRDEILPGDDLPIYHAAYTPCFRREAGAAGKDTRGLLRVHQFDKVEMVKFVHPDTSWDELETLTRNAEAVLEALEIPYRTVERCTADLGFSQAKGYDLEAWSPGVGKWLEVSSCSNYTDFQARRMNLRYRAAADARTELLHTLNGSALGMSRTYAALLETHLQPDGSIRIPAALQPHFGAAEIR; from the coding sequence ATGATCTCGCTGCAGCTGATCCGCGACGACCCCGACGCGGTGAAGGGGGCGATCGCGCGCAAGGGAGAGCTTCCGGACGCTGTCGACCGCCTGCTTGTTGCCGACGCGCGCCGCCGCCAGCTGCAGGCCGAGGCCAACGATCTGCGCGCCGAGCGCAACGCCGGCAACCGCGAGTTGGGCGAACTGATGCGCAACGCGCAGCGCGACGATGCGGACGCGCTGAAGGGCCGGATGGCTCCGCTCTCCGCGCGGATCGACGCGCTCGCTGCGGAGCTGGCCGAGGTCGACACCGCGATCGAGGCCGACCTGCTCCTTGTCCCGAATCTTCCGCACGAAAGTGTCCCGGACGGCGCCAGCGCGGCCGACAACCCGGTCGTCCGCTCCTGGGGCAAGCCGGCCGCCGCGGGCAGCTCGCCACCGCACTGGGAGATCGGGGAGCGGCTCGGGCTGTTCGACCTCGAGCGCGGCGCGAAGATCTCCGGGTCGGGCTTCATCCTGTACACCGGACCGGGCGCGCGCCTGCAGCGCGCCCTCATCGCCCTCATGCTCGAGCTCGCCGAGCGACACGGCTACCGGGAGGTCTGGTCGCCGATCCTCGTCAACGCGGCCTCGGCGCGGGGCACCGGACAGCTGCCCGACAAGGAAGGGCAGATGTACGTCGTCGAGCGCGACGACCTGTACCTGATCCCGACGGCCGAAGTGCCGGTCACCAACCTGTACCGTGACGAGATCCTGCCAGGCGACGACCTGCCCATCTACCACGCCGCTTACACGCCGTGCTTCCGGCGCGAGGCCGGCGCGGCCGGCAAGGACACGCGTGGCCTGCTGCGGGTCCACCAATTCGACAAGGTCGAGATGGTCAAGTTCGTGCACCCCGATACGAGCTGGGATGAGCTCGAGACGCTCACCCGCAACGCAGAAGCGGTGCTCGAGGCGCTCGAGATCCCGTACCGCACGGTCGAGCGCTGCACCGCCGACCTTGGCTTCTCCCAGGCCAAGGGCTACGACCTCGAGGCCTGGTCACCCGGGGTGGGGAAGTGGCTCGAGGTCAGCTCGTGCTCGAACTACACCGATTTCCAGGCCCGGCGCATGAACCTGCGCTATCGCGCGGCCGCCGACGCGCGCACCGAGCTGCTCCACACGTTGAATGGCTCGGCGCTCGGCATGTCGCGCACCTACGCCGCGCTGCTCGAGACGCACCTCCAGCCGGACGGCTCGATTCGGATCCCCGCCGCGCTCCAGCCCCACTTCGGCGCGGCCGAGATTCGCTGA
- a CDS encoding sodium-translocating pyrophosphatase translates to MEFIIWVIPAAGLAAVAFALYLARDVLSRDKGPQAMQDVGDTIREGADAFVKRQYTTIGLLALVGALIIGVVITLVETRDVADVPALAGAPIGIMTAVAFLVGAACSMASGIIGMFISVRSNVRTAAAARRSLVEAVQVAMRGGAVSGFLVVALSLLGVWGIFTAYETLIGEVTIAEAPFLIVGFGFGASFVALFAQLGGGIYTKAADVGSDLVGKIEKGIPEDDPRNAAVIADLVGDNVGDCAGRGADLFESTAAENIGAMILGVAVFTIADTAGWPHPEGWIFFPLVVRGFGLLATIVAMFFIRGSETENPMNILNRGYWVTSLLSVVGLFITTSIMMDTGGTVGGNGWPAWVWFFGAGLVGLATSVVFVYITQYYTAGGYRPVREIAEASKTGPATNIISGTAVGFETTFVTAISIGVAILASHWLGSQAGLKAADGHDVGGIFGTAVATMGMLMTTAYILAMDTFGPITDNAGGVAEFSRAEAGAREITDRLDAVGNTTKALTKGYAIASASLAAFLLFSAYIDKVNLIQRNRGGELLTSVNLADVSVFVAALIGAMLVYFFSSLAIRAVGTTAQAIIVEVRRQFREMPGIMDYTQRPDYARVVDITTRAALRQMVAPGLVAVATPILVGLLLGYQAVAGLLMVGTIAGVMLATVLNNGGGAWDNAKKYIESGNLKDDDGNVIGKGTPAHAAAVVGDTVGDPFKDTAGPSLHVLVKLLATITLVLAPLFIR, encoded by the coding sequence ATGGAGTTCATCATCTGGGTGATCCCCGCCGCCGGCCTGGCCGCGGTCGCCTTCGCCCTCTACCTGGCCCGCGATGTCCTCTCCCGCGACAAGGGCCCGCAGGCGATGCAGGACGTGGGTGACACGATCCGCGAGGGAGCTGACGCCTTCGTCAAGCGCCAGTACACGACCATCGGCCTGCTGGCCCTGGTCGGCGCGCTGATCATCGGCGTCGTCATCACCCTCGTCGAGACCCGGGACGTGGCCGACGTCCCCGCCCTTGCCGGCGCGCCGATCGGGATCATGACCGCCGTTGCATTCCTGGTTGGCGCGGCCTGCTCGATGGCCTCGGGCATCATCGGCATGTTCATCAGCGTGCGCTCGAACGTCCGCACCGCCGCCGCTGCTCGGCGCAGCCTGGTCGAGGCGGTGCAGGTGGCGATGCGCGGTGGCGCGGTCTCCGGCTTCCTGGTGGTCGCCCTCTCGCTCCTCGGCGTGTGGGGCATCTTCACCGCCTACGAGACCCTGATCGGCGAGGTGACGATCGCCGAGGCGCCGTTCCTGATCGTCGGCTTCGGCTTCGGCGCCTCGTTCGTGGCCCTCTTCGCGCAGCTCGGTGGCGGCATCTACACCAAGGCCGCCGACGTGGGCTCCGACCTGGTCGGCAAGATCGAGAAGGGCATCCCGGAGGACGATCCCCGGAATGCGGCCGTGATCGCCGACCTGGTCGGCGACAACGTCGGCGACTGCGCCGGCCGTGGTGCCGACCTGTTCGAGTCGACTGCCGCCGAGAACATCGGCGCCATGATCCTGGGCGTCGCCGTCTTCACCATCGCCGATACCGCCGGGTGGCCGCACCCGGAGGGCTGGATTTTCTTCCCGCTGGTCGTGCGTGGCTTCGGCCTGTTGGCGACCATCGTGGCGATGTTCTTCATCCGGGGCAGCGAGACCGAGAACCCCATGAACATCCTGAACCGCGGCTACTGGGTGACCAGCCTGCTGTCGGTGGTCGGCCTCTTCATCACGACCAGCATCATGATGGACACCGGTGGCACCGTCGGCGGCAATGGCTGGCCGGCCTGGGTCTGGTTCTTCGGCGCCGGGCTGGTGGGCCTCGCCACCAGCGTCGTGTTCGTCTACATCACGCAGTACTACACCGCCGGTGGCTACCGACCGGTGCGTGAGATCGCGGAAGCCTCGAAGACCGGGCCGGCAACCAACATCATCTCGGGCACGGCGGTGGGCTTCGAGACGACGTTCGTGACCGCCATCTCGATCGGGGTGGCCATCCTCGCCTCGCACTGGCTCGGCTCGCAGGCCGGCCTGAAGGCAGCCGATGGCCACGACGTGGGCGGCATCTTCGGGACCGCGGTGGCGACGATGGGCATGCTGATGACCACCGCCTACATCCTGGCCATGGACACCTTCGGCCCGATCACCGACAACGCTGGTGGCGTGGCCGAGTTCAGCCGTGCCGAGGCCGGCGCGCGCGAGATCACCGATCGCCTCGACGCGGTCGGCAACACCACCAAGGCGCTGACCAAGGGCTACGCCATCGCCAGCGCCAGCCTCGCCGCCTTCCTCCTCTTCAGCGCCTATATCGACAAGGTCAACCTGATCCAGCGCAACCGTGGCGGCGAGCTGCTGACCTCCGTCAACCTGGCGGATGTCAGCGTCTTCGTCGCGGCGCTGATCGGCGCCATGCTGGTTTACTTCTTCAGCTCGCTGGCCATCCGGGCGGTGGGGACGACGGCCCAGGCGATCATCGTCGAGGTGCGTCGGCAGTTTCGCGAGATGCCCGGCATCATGGATTACACCCAGCGGCCCGACTACGCCCGCGTGGTGGACATCACCACGCGGGCCGCCCTGCGCCAGATGGTCGCACCCGGGCTGGTGGCCGTGGCCACCCCGATCCTGGTCGGCCTGCTGCTGGGCTACCAGGCGGTCGCCGGGCTGCTGATGGTCGGCACCATCGCGGGCGTGATGCTGGCCACGGTGCTCAACAATGGCGGCGGCGCGTGGGACAACGCCAAGAAGTACATCGAATCGGGGAACCTCAAGGATGACGACGGCAACGTCATCGGCAAGGGCACGCCCGCTCACGCAGCGGCTGTGGTGGGCGACACGGTCGGTGATCCTTTCAAGGACACTGCCGGCCCGTCGCTCCACGTCCTGGTCAAGCTCCTCGCGACGATCACGCTGGTCCTGGCCCCCCTCTTCATCCGTTAG